The genomic window TGTCAAAATCCAAAAAACAGGAACTAACTAAAAATTTTAAAATTATGATCGAATGGTACAAAAAAGTAGTTTTTGAAAACTACGCAAATTTCAAAGGAAGAGCAAGTAGAAGCGAGTATTGGTATTTTGTTTTGGCTAATATGATTATTAGTATTCCATTAAATTATATTCTCCCATTGGTTATTGCACCAGAACTAGCATTAATAGGAACTATTTATAGCCTTGGAGTTTTTTTACCTTCCATCGCAGTAGGCATAAGAAGAATGCATGATGTAGGAAAAAGCGGTTGGTATATTTTAATTCCGTTATACAATTTCATATTATTATGTACAGATAGCGAAGAAGGAACTAATGAATACGGTCCAAATCCTGATAATCTTTTCGAAGAAATTGAAGAAATTGGAACTTCAGAAGCATAATATATTAATTTCATCTCAAGAAATATATGGAAACAACAAGACCAAAAGAAGATTGGAATAAACCAAATCGCCCTATTCCTGTATTCAAAGTAGATCCTGTTATGGTATTGATCCTCGGATTTTTAACCTGCGGATTGTACCTTATTTATTGGAACGTGAAAGTAGCTGAAGTATTGAATGCAGTAGCAGAACGAGAAGTTATTTCGCAACCTGTTGCTATTTTTGCTGGATGTTGCTTTCCTGTAAATGTATATTTCTTTTATTTAGCAGGTCAAGATGGATTGCCACAAGTGTATAAACGCATTGGCTATCCGCATAAAGACGATTCTACTTTGTTAGTCATTTTAGGGTTTTTCTTTCCAATGGCAGCAGCAATGATTGTTCAAAATGACATCAATAAATTATATTAATACACAATCCAAACGTAAAATCTACGGAATTATCGGTGCTATAATCACGCTGATAGTTCCGTTTTTTTTGATGCTTTTCAATCAGGATAATCATCTGGAAACGGATCAATCTTTGTGTCCATTCAAAATGCTTACAGGTTTTCCTTGTGCGGGTTGTGGTATAACAAAATCAATGGTTTATTTGTATCAGGGTAATTTACAAAAAAGCTTGTATTATCATATTCTGGGCCCATTTGCTATCTTGTTTTGCGTGGTTACAATTACGGTGCTTACCACAGAATTAATTACTAAAAAAGAATATTTCAACGAGTATCTTTACAATAAAAAACTGGCTTATGGTTTGGCACTGTTTCTAATAAGCTACCACCTCATCCGAATTATTTATTTTATCCAAAATAATTCAATGGATACTATTTTACAACAATCCATTTGGAGATAATCTGCTATCTAAAATCTGCTAACTGATTACTCCTCTTTCTCTGCCACTTTTCTTTCCAATTCTGCCTGAAATTCTTCCATCACAGGTCTTACAGTACTATCTGGAATATCAGAAATTCGAATGTACATCAAGCCATCTATCGCATTGTTAAACAAAGGATCGACATTGAAAGCCACCACACGAGCATTTTGTTTGATGTATTTTTTAATCAAAACAGGCAATCGTAAAGTACCAGGTTCTAATTCGTCAATCAATTTGTCAAATTTGTTTAAATCAGCTTCGGCTTCATCAAAAATAAAATCCTTGTCGGCATCTTTCAATTTTACTCGGAAGGCTTTTTTAGGATGAATGTATTGCGCAATATAAGGATCGTAAAAATTAGATTTCATAAATTCAATCATCAACGATTTTGAAAAATCAGAAAATTGATTGCTAATACTCACACCGCCCAACAAGAATTTATGTTCCGGATGATGCAAAGTGATATGAATAATTCCTTTCCAAAGCAGGAAAAGGGGCATTGGTTTTTGTTGGTATTCTTTGATGATAAAAGCACGACCCATTTCGATGGATTGGTGCAACATATCGTGTAATTCGGGTTCAAAGCGGAAAAGGTCATTCAAATAAAATCCTTCGACTCCATATTTTGGAAAAATTTCGGAACCCAATCCCATTCGATAGGCTCCTGCAATTTTTTGTGCATCGGCATCCCATAAAAACAAATGACGGTAATATTTGTCGTATTTGTCAATATCAATGGATTCGTTTGTTCCCTCGCCTACTTCTCTAAAAGTAATTTCTCTCAAACGCCCTATTTCATGAAGTACATTCGGAATTTCTTTAGCTTCGGCAAAAAATACTTCGTAGTTTTTACTTTGCAACAATCTACAATCATTGTTACGCAAAGCATCTACTTCTACTACAATTTTTTCTTGGCTGGCTGCAGTAACAATTTCTTTTGGATTCTTGGGCAATTTTAATGTAGGTGTTGCCAAAAAAGGTGTTTCTTTTTCGAAAGGATTGGCCAGCATATAGGTTTTCTTTCTTAAAAAATCAGAGTAATCTTCAATCGATTTATGCTCGTTTTGTTCAGTAACCGAAATTGGCTTTCCTATACGTACTTTAATCACACGATGCTTTTGAGTCAACAATTCTGAAGGTAGTTTTGCGGTTCGCAACGTACCACTAATTTTCGAAAGAAAATAAAACAACCAACTATTCTTGGCGTGAAAATAAATAGGAACTACAGGAACTTGAGCTTTTCTGATGACTTTGATTGCGCCTTCTTCCCATGCTTTATCCACTACTAATTTTCCGTCTTTATAAGTCGAGACTTCTCCCGCAGGAAACATCCCTAATGGTTTTCCATCGCTCAAATGACGAAGCGTTTCCTTAATTCCAATCACACTAGATTTGGCATCTTTGTGATTCTCGAAAGGATTAACAGGCATGATATAAGGCTTCATGGGATCGATGCGATGCAACAAAAAATTAGCAATAATCTTAAAATTAGGCTCTTTCTCCAGCATTAATTTCAAAAGCAAAATACCATCAATTCCTCCAAGTGGATGATTGGAAATGGTAATATAAGCACCGTCCTTGGGTAATCTTTTATAATCTTCTTCTGGAATTTCAAATTTTATCTGAAATTCATCTAATATAGCGTTCAGAAATGGCACTTCTTTTAAGTGTTTGTTTCTGTTATATATTTTATTTAAAGTCGAAATTTTCAATACTTTCATCAATAACCAACCCGATAGAGTACCTAAAACTCCATACTTATCCGTGTTTATTGCTTTTGCAACTTCTTTTGCGGTTACTAAACCCATTTAGTTTTTGTTTTTTTGAGCAGGAAACAAAGATAACAAAAAACTCCATTTTCTTCCTTTTAGGTTACCAATCTTTGAAGTTTTTATTACATTTGAAACACAAAATAAAAATAATGAAAATCATTTCGTATAACGTCAACGGTATCAGAGCCGCTATCTCAAAAGGTTTTATTAACTGGTTACAACAAGCAAATCCCGATGTAATTTGCCTACAAGAAATAAAAGCCACTCCAGAACAAATTCCGCTATTGGATTTTGAATTAGCTGGTTATCCTTATCATTACTGGTTTCCCGCCACCAAAAAAGGTTACAGTGGTGTGGCCATTTTATCCAAAATAAAACCCAACAATGTGGTTTTCGGAACAGGAATCGAGCACATGGATTTTGAAGGAAGAAATATTCGTGTTGATTTTGATGATCTTTCCGTAATGAGTTTGTACCTACCCTCTGGCACGAATATTGAAAGGTTGAACCATAAATTCATGTTTATGGATGATTTTCAAAATTACATTAACGAATTGAAAAAGGAAATTCCCAATCTAGTTATTTGTGGTGATTACAACATTTGTCACGAAGCCATTGACATTCACGACCCCATTCGAAACAAAAAAGTTTCTGGATTTTTACCCGAAGAAAGAGCTTGGCTGGACGCTTTCATGAAAAGTGGATTCGTTGATAGTTTCCGTCATTTAAACAAAGAACCACATCATTACACTTGGTGGACGATGCGATTTCCATCGGCTAGATTAGAGAATAAAGGTTGGCGTATCGATTATTGTTTGGTTAGCGAACCTTTAAAACAAAAAATCAAAAGAGCCGTTATATTACCCGAAGCCAAACATTCTGACCACTGTCCGAGTTTAGTAGAAATAGAATAAATCAATTTTAATGGCAATGACAATTTCAATTTCAAAAAAGAATAAAACATCAATTTCAAATTAACTAAAATGATAAAAAAAATTTCCCTCGGATTGTTGATTATAGCATTATCTAC from Flavobacterium eburneipallidum includes these protein-coding regions:
- a CDS encoding DUF2752 domain-containing protein, coding for MTSINYINTQSKRKIYGIIGAIITLIVPFFLMLFNQDNHLETDQSLCPFKMLTGFPCAGCGITKSMVYLYQGNLQKSLYYHILGPFAILFCVVTITVLTTELITKKEYFNEYLYNKKLAYGLALFLISYHLIRIIYFIQNNSMDTILQQSIWR
- a CDS encoding lysophospholipid acyltransferase family protein: MGLVTAKEVAKAINTDKYGVLGTLSGWLLMKVLKISTLNKIYNRNKHLKEVPFLNAILDEFQIKFEIPEEDYKRLPKDGAYITISNHPLGGIDGILLLKLMLEKEPNFKIIANFLLHRIDPMKPYIMPVNPFENHKDAKSSVIGIKETLRHLSDGKPLGMFPAGEVSTYKDGKLVVDKAWEEGAIKVIRKAQVPVVPIYFHAKNSWLFYFLSKISGTLRTAKLPSELLTQKHRVIKVRIGKPISVTEQNEHKSIEDYSDFLRKKTYMLANPFEKETPFLATPTLKLPKNPKEIVTAASQEKIVVEVDALRNNDCRLLQSKNYEVFFAEAKEIPNVLHEIGRLREITFREVGEGTNESIDIDKYDKYYRHLFLWDADAQKIAGAYRMGLGSEIFPKYGVEGFYLNDLFRFEPELHDMLHQSIEMGRAFIIKEYQQKPMPLFLLWKGIIHITLHHPEHKFLLGGVSISNQFSDFSKSLMIEFMKSNFYDPYIAQYIHPKKAFRVKLKDADKDFIFDEAEADLNKFDKLIDELEPGTLRLPVLIKKYIKQNARVVAFNVDPLFNNAIDGLMYIRISDIPDSTVRPVMEEFQAELERKVAEKEE
- a CDS encoding DUF4234 domain-containing protein; this translates as METTRPKEDWNKPNRPIPVFKVDPVMVLILGFLTCGLYLIYWNVKVAEVLNAVAEREVISQPVAIFAGCCFPVNVYFFYLAGQDGLPQVYKRIGYPHKDDSTLLVILGFFFPMAAAMIVQNDINKLY
- a CDS encoding DUF805 domain-containing protein; translated protein: MIEWYKKVVFENYANFKGRASRSEYWYFVLANMIISIPLNYILPLVIAPELALIGTIYSLGVFLPSIAVGIRRMHDVGKSGWYILIPLYNFILLCTDSEEGTNEYGPNPDNLFEEIEEIGTSEA
- a CDS encoding exodeoxyribonuclease III; the protein is MKIISYNVNGIRAAISKGFINWLQQANPDVICLQEIKATPEQIPLLDFELAGYPYHYWFPATKKGYSGVAILSKIKPNNVVFGTGIEHMDFEGRNIRVDFDDLSVMSLYLPSGTNIERLNHKFMFMDDFQNYINELKKEIPNLVICGDYNICHEAIDIHDPIRNKKVSGFLPEERAWLDAFMKSGFVDSFRHLNKEPHHYTWWTMRFPSARLENKGWRIDYCLVSEPLKQKIKRAVILPEAKHSDHCPSLVEIE